The proteins below come from a single Pichia kudriavzevii chromosome 2, complete sequence genomic window:
- a CDS encoding uncharacterized protein (PKUD0B07440; similar to Saccharomyces cerevisiae YPL013C (MRPS16); ancestral locus Anc_8.79), with protein MKGLVRIRFVRKGRTRQPVYNIVVANKRGKLQGLPIEVIGTYNPIPTPISPIQRQQGVIPVKDVKLDFDRAKYWISVGAQPSDSVAKLLKKAGILHEQWPNPSKAVKVVPRPEIPTQHKAFA; from the coding sequence ATGAAAGGTCTCGTTAGGATCAGATTTGTCAGAAAGGGAAGAACTAGACAACCAGTGTACAACATCGTTGTGGCCAACAAAAGAGGAAAGCTTCAAGGTCTTCCAATTGAGGTTATAGGCACATACAATCCTATACCGACTCCAATATCCCCAATACAGAGACAACAAGGTGTCATTCCGGTGAAGGACGTCAAGCTTGATTTTGACAGGGCCAAATACTGGATTTCTGTCGGTGCCCAGCCTAGTGATAGTGTTGCAAAACTTTTAAAGAAGGCAGGTATTCTCCATGAACAGTGGCCAAATCCATCCAAGGCAGTCAAAGTTGTTCCTAGACCAGAAATTCCTACCCAACACAAAGCTTTTGCTTGA
- a CDS encoding uncharacterized protein (PKUD0B07420; similar to Saccharomyces cerevisiae YPL011C (TAF3); ancestral locus Anc_8.77), with amino-acid sequence MGKERFYFHLMEVTIVQMLKAHGFDKAASPQVLELLTDITIRYFNLITKTVLKYVELRDDLSPNIKDITDAFLDLGVIDPSNRLDEKDIDSLNDQGIENFEKWFNHDMNTRMREIARPDLEFLENRKKEKMKKSNEQNSKMDSLTKALDEQSKQAQMHNPTMPYLPPPSTKATPTPFNSFSNSIPTLTSNENNAHDDIEADTAELDYDIPASAIDEDWIQYLIRDQITTFLMSIKLNKNKTQSTNALNNNKDDDINHLRPTNLKGTVLEEYTPEDLKVHVVGSGKNEDNHFLIDGPIPEKLLHAFPYYKSDSDSSDTEEDESESGSEDSHSEDKEIQTNKLAAYDYYEHHNLYDDDEMEDVDLYGQGDTHDLNLFG; translated from the coding sequence ATGGGAAAGGAACGTTTTTACTTTCATTTGATGGAGGTCACCATAGTGCAGATGCTCAAAGCACATGGATTTGACAAAGCTGCCAGCCCACAAGTTCTGGAGTTACTTACTGATATTACCATTCGATATTTCAACCTCATAACAAAGACTGTCCTGAAATACGTCGAACTACGCGATGATCTGAGTCCCAATATAAAAGATATAACAGATGCGTTTTTAGATTTAGGGGTGATAGACCCCAGCAACAGGTTGGACGAGAAAGATATTGATTCTCTCAATGATCAAGGTATcgaaaactttgaaaaatggttCAACCATGATATGAACACTAGGATGAGAGAAATTGCCAGGCCAGACCTTGAATTTCTGGAAAACCGtaagaaggagaaaatgaagaaatcaaatgaaCAAAACTCCAAAATGGACAGTCTTACAAAGGCGCTCGACGAGCAATCGAAGCAAGCCCAAATGCATAATCCAACGATGCCTTACTTACCACCTCCTTCCACCAAGGCTACACCAACACCCTTCAATTCATTTAGTAATAGTATACCCACACTAACCTCTAACGAAAATAATGCCCATGATGATATAGAAGCAGATACGGCAGAATTAGACTATGATATACCTGCTAGTGCCATCGACGAAGACTGGATTCAGTATTTGATTAGAGATCAAATAACGACATTCTTGATGTCTATTAAATTGAATAAGAATAAAACACAATCGACAAACGCAttaaacaacaacaaagatgatgatattaaTCACTTGAGGCCCACAAACTTGAAGGGAACAGTGTTAGAGGAATATACTCCAGAGGATTTAAAAGTTCATGTAGTCGGAAGCGGGAAAAACGAAGACAATCACTTTTTGATCGATGGCCCAATACCGGAAAAACTCTTGCATGCATTCCCCTACTATAAAAGTGATTCCGATTCGTCAGATACTGAAGAGGATGAATCGGAATCCGGTTCAGAAGATTCTCACAGTGAAGacaaagaaatccaaacaaacaaattaGCAGCGTACGATTATTATGAGCATCACAATCTCtacgatgatgatgaaatggaGGATGTAGACTTGTATGGACAAGGTGACACACATGACCTTAACTTATTCGGATGA
- a CDS encoding uncharacterized protein (PKUD0B07460), which translates to MSVRINRLFKGKTGIVTIVVTTLIFLLIGISSRNDYSLETSYQNAQSIHSLVKEKSSNYWNSLRTSADVKEALHTELNDEVRKLNKVNSLSFLKGSGIIHEFFGNFFDKLHEFKSSYPLKRRMTLDEKGRPHIDVVHFFASEQDDLSEEKLLDLFDYPPEFIDDLTFKHSKVVEQLPDFKPKFYSGDGYAIVGGGKFSWYSFLAVKSLREVGAKLPIEIILPTAEDYEELLCDKLLPELNARCVQMETVFGVENIKKLSLTGYQLKGLALLSSSFENVFLLDSDSYAVSNPEPIFRSKLYSKYNMITWPDFWRRTTSPLYYKIAGIEVPEDPVRHINDVYTNVNHMDLNKGKSRIDIDPKKDYQFHDRPNTLMDWTTESGEMLINKSVHFKTLLLALYYNFDGPYGYHPLLSQGGAGEGDKETFVAAANYFKLPYYQVYKRPDKAMGFWNIFNTFEHGAIVQYDPLKDYENVQKIISKIEADMGNTDSGDYHYDYEKYFQNGLSVEDSIPMFYHCHDPKFDPFYLINEKKMFVRDEDNKETDTRRRILGADFPRGDIDLELSLWEIANSYICEKGFQFPIFNGNDYKQFCHVDVPEQLDFLKKSNQYIVKHYDPSTGNKNLESSNNLFEVPADST; encoded by the coding sequence ATGTCCGTGCGAATAAACAGACTATTCAAGGGGAAAACCGGCATCGTCACCATTGTGGTGACCACCCTCATTTTCCTGCTGATTGGCATCTCGTCCCGCAACGATTACTCCTTGGAAACATCATACCAAAACGCTCAGAGCATCCATTCCCTggtaaaggaaaaaagttCAAACTATTGGAACTCGCTAAGAACATCTGCTGATGTGAAGGAGGCATTACATACAGAACTCAATGACGAAGTTAGGAAACTTAACAAGGTCAATTCATTGAGCTTCTTAAAGGGGAGCGGCATTATCCATGAATTCTTTGGTAATTTCTTCGATAAACTACACGAGTTCAAATCATCGTATCCCTTGAAACGGAGAATGACCCTTGATGAAAAGGGTAGACCCCATATCGATGTCGTCCATTTTTTTGCAAGTGAACAGGATGACCTCTCAGAGGAAAAATTGTTGGATCTTTTCGATTACCCTCCAGAATTTATTGACGATTTGACCTTCAAACATTCAAAAGTGGTGGAACAATTGCCAGACTTCAAACCTAAATTCTACTCCGGCGATGGTTACGCCATTGTTGGCGGTGGGAAGTTCTCTTGGTACTCCTTCTTGGCCGTTAAGTCGTTGAGAGAAGTGGGTGCTAAACTTCCCATTGAAATCATCCTACCAACTGCTGAGGATTACGAAGAACTACTATGTGACAAATTATTACCGGAATTAAACGCTCGTTGTGTTCAAATGGAAACCGTCTTTGGCGTAGAAaacatcaagaaattgagCTTAACAGGCTACCAGTTGAAAGGGTTGGCATTattgtcttcatcttttgaaaatgtctTTTTATTGGATTCAGATTCTTATGCAGTATCCAACCCGGAACCTATCTTCAGATCAAAATTGTATTCCAAATACAACATGATCACATGGCCAGACTTTTGGAGAAGAACAACTTCTCCTTTATACTATAAAATTGCAGGTATAGAAGTTCCAGAAGACCCAGTCCGTCATATTAATGATGTTTACACAAATGTTAACCATATGGATCTAAATAAGGGGAAAAGTAGGATTGATATTGACCCAAAAAAAGACTACCAGTTCCACGACCGTCCAAATACCTTGATGGATTGGACCACAGAGTCGGGAGAAATGTTAATCAATAAATCGGTCCATTTTAAGACCCTCTTACTTGCCTTGTATTATAATTTCGATGGTCCTTATGGTTACCATCCACTTTTGTCTCAAGGTGGTGCTGGTGAAGGTGATAAAGAAACCTTCGTGGCTGCGGCAAACTACTTCAAACTGCCATACTATCAAGTATACAAACGTCCAGACAAGGCAATGGGATTTTGGAACATATTCAACACGTTTGAACATGGGGCAATTGTTCAGTATGATCCCTTAAAGGATTATGAAAACGTCCAAAAGATCATCTCCAAAATTGAGGCAGATATGGGTAATACGGACTCTGGTGATTATCATTACGattatgaaaaatatttccAGAATGGCCTATCAGTGGAAGATTCAATACCAATGTTTTACCATTGCCATGATCCAAAGTTTGATCCATTCTACTTGatcaatgaaaagaagatgTTTGTCAGAGACGAGGAtaacaaagaaacagataCAAGACGTAGAATCTTAGGTGCCGATTTCCCAAGAGGTGATATTGATCTCGAATTGAGTCTATGGGAAATTGCCAATTCATACATTTGCGAAAAAGGTTTCCAATTCCCAATTTTCAATGGTAATGATTATAAACAGTTTTGTCATGTTGATGTTCCTGAACAACTcgatttcttgaaaaaatctaATCAATACATTGTCAAACACTATGACCCTTCTACCGGAAATAAAAACTTAGAGAGTTCAAATAACCTTTTTGAAGTTCCTGCAGATTCAACTTGA
- a CDS encoding uncharacterized protein (PKUD0B07450; similar to Saccharomyces cerevisiae YGR024C (THG1); ancestral locus Anc_4.161) has translation MANSRYEYVKLFERENILLPETHLVIRVDGRGFHKFSDYYDFEKPNDEKALKVINMSARQMMVAFPDITLAYGDSDEYSFLLKKDCELFERREFKLITTFAATFTSYYQYFWTVVNPDKPLNVERLPSFDARAVVYPNNGNVRDYFSWRQVDCHINNLYNTTFWNLVSKGGLTTQEAENRLMGTLSADKNEILFTELGINYNNEPEMYKKGTTLVREIIDFPLNKYLEAPSKVNLERILKRGCKKKVIKEYNVDIIKDKFWDERPYLLN, from the coding sequence ATGGCCAATTCTCGTTATGAATACGTGAAACTCTTTGAGAGAGAAAATATTCTGTTACCAGAGACACACCTAGTCATTCGTGTTGATGGACGAGGATTCCATAAATTCTCAGATTACTATGACTTTGAGAAGCCAAACGATGAAAAGGCATTGAAAGTCATCAACATGTCTGCTAGGCAAATGATGGTTGCATTTCCAGACATAACTTTGGCATATGGAGATTCTGACGAGTACTCGTTTCTCCTGAAGAAAGACTGCGAGCTATTTGAAAGAAGGGAGTTCAAACTGATCACCACGTTTGCAGCTACATTCACCTCTTATTACCAATACTTCTGGACCGTTGTGAATCCAGACAAACCATTGAACGTGGAACGATTGCCGAGCTTTGATGCCAGGGCAGTTGTGTATCCAAATAATGGGAACGTTAGAGATTATTTTTCATGGAGACAGGTTGATTGTCACATCAACAACTTATACAACACaactttttggaatttggTCTCTAAAGGAGGGCTGACGACGCAGGAGGCGGAAAACAGACTCATGGGAACACTGAGTGCAGACAAAAACGAGATCTTATTCACTGAGTTGGGGATAAACTACAACAACGAGCCGGAGATGTATAAAAAGGGCACCACTCTGGTGAGAGAGATTATTGACTTCCCCCTCAACAAGTACTTGGAGGCTCCAAGCAAGGTGAATTTGGAGAGGATTCTGAAAAGAGGGTGTAAGAAAAAGGTCATCAAAGAGTATAACGTTGATATTATAAAGGACAAATTCTGGGATGAGAGACCATACCTTTTGAACTGA
- a CDS encoding uncharacterized protein (PKUD0B07430; similar to Saccharomyces cerevisiae YPL012W (RRP12); ancestral locus Anc_8.78) has protein sequence MTTVADAKTDHLIGIMEMDDKLAKIRSQINSKLENQKKMALVLQTIDETLKQQNQNATPITYFVSFLTLLDQCCVENEIKDLPLATCALYFLDLVAPYAPTKLLKSKFSDILVRVAPTLTSDVADAPLIRSAIGFLESLLLAQDAKSWNNSGNFKISPKRALSALLDLSLDPRPKVRKRAQEAILNVLKKIPQGTSSKKHEHPASSYASEFALNNLITLLNENNIRLKSSKDDSNSQPKVIHNLQLITSITSSNAWPLKQITPLCDVLLEICKSADQYLISAAFGAFEGMFKSMTNEIDAAKFITVLDIIFDLKPAQNDPHLAPSWLAVIAKAVVSFSSNVNSLEILMKLPDIFKSVGTYFLSENSSIAESASQCLIAIVVDGIKDKDLLSPPDVDSKLYEQVNFVISQIAEITSDCLTVRYRSSAAFICELISTLFIKLRHRANPGFLNHLELIGNWRSNEQDGFELNEISEKVIASAISSIGPELVLQVLPLNLTDPKKVGRAWMLPILRENVQMASLGFYVENILPNVEFFQKKVENGDPNSVNTKIFATIIDQIWSLLPYFCFLPTDLQTAFTDEFAARISGLLYEEVQLRPVLCNALKNLVVTEKQRLNEEGDDIILNQQFPQAKAKEDLEYLSTTKATKLLSVLFNVYTQIPMDQRNYVAEAIEPYFNISTTEDMVSTFNKVCSLLRKALDDEIKEGSLTRDDASKPQPKNAVPKLSVTMMDLIVMMTKYIPSDSHNALLTIFNETVRIENSQIQKRSYRIISKLLEIENSDSQSIIMSLVSNIMQVFIETSPTTLPSARPQRLEALVKLIKLLPRDSLHYITGILSEVIDSTRSANEKTRTTSFTLLIEIGNKFKECTGEMIRNTLIDSDIPDSQATIQELFLMCCAAAGPEIPHQRSAAITALSCIFYEFHKELDISYQKELMQFVEVFLHQNNREVIKPTLGFMKVAILTLPEEEILPELKGLMTLFLAINNKHKNHFKSKIKHLIERMIRKFGFDVIDNCIPEEDKKIINGIRKAKNRASKKSTENTTASSSTTSSNKVGLSAYDRALYEDSDSDDSEEEVEEKPTKGKSKGAVQYISESRDIPLDLLDKKALSQISSSKSKKFNRKSIESSFKTRDGKLVIKESNDDDDDILANKDSLNAYVDAVRQGPVRGQKNKLKWKKQGASDNWDGDDDDDHKEVDSKSKNKRGGNNSKGKGGRITKSQPKFKARKKF, from the coding sequence ATGACTACGGTTGCTGACGCGAAAACAGACCATCTCATTGGGATCATGGAGATGGACGATAAGCTAGCTAAAATTAGGTCTCAAATCAACTCCAAGTTagaaaatcagaaaaaaatggcaCTTGTGTTACAGACCATTGATGAGACTCTCAAgcaacaaaaccaaaatgcTACCCCAATCACCTACTTTGTCTCTTTTTTAACATTGCTAGATCAGTGCTGTGTCGAGAACGAAATCAAGGATTTACCCCTGGCAACTTGTGCCCtatattttcttgatttggtGGCACCGTATGCACCTACAAAACTACTCAAATCGAAGTTCTCTGATATTCTAGTTCGAGTTGCGCCTACACTAACAAGCGACGTCGCAGATGCTCCGTTGATCAGGTCGGCAATTGGTTTCTTGGAGTCTTTACTTTTAGCCCAAGATGCCAAATCATGGAACAATTCCGgtaatttcaaaatttctccaaagaGGGCATTGTCTGCACTTTTAGATTTATCCTTGGACCCACGGCCGAAAGTGAGAAAGAGAGCACAAGAAGCTATTTTGAAtgttttaaagaaaataccTCAAGGTacatcttcaaagaagCATGAACACCCTGCTTCCTCTTATGCAAGTGAATTTGCATTGAACAACTTGATTACTTtgttgaatgaaaataacatCAGGTTGAAATCGTCAAAGGATGATTCGAACTCCCAACCAAAGGTAATACATAATTTACAGTTGATAACCTCAATCACATCTTCGAATGCCTGGCCATTAAAACAAATCACTCCATTATGTGATGTTCTTCTAGAGATCTGTAAATCTGCTGATCAGTATTTAATCTCAGCTGCATTTGGTGCATTTGAAGGTATGTTCAAATCAATGACCAATGAAATTGACGCAGCAAAATTTATTACTGTTTTGGATatcatttttgatttaaaaCCAGCTCAAAACGATCCTCACCTTGCGCCTTCTTGGTTGGCGGTTATTGCTAAAGCTGTTGTCTCATTCTCCTCAAATGTAAACTCTTTAGAAATCCTCATGAAATTACctgatatcttcaaatctgTTGGTACTTATTTTTTGAGTGAAAATTCAAGCATTGCGGAGAGTGCATCACAATGTTTGATTgctattgttgttgatggtaTCAAGGACAAAGATTTATTATCGCCACCAGATGTTGATTCAAAGCTATATGAGCAGGTCAATTTCGTCATTTCTCAAATTGCTGAAATCACTTCCGATTGCTTGACTGTTAGATACAGATCCAGTGCAGCTTTTATTTGTGAACTTATTTCTACACTTTTCATTAAACTAAGACATAGGGCCAACCCTGGATTTTTAAATCATTTGGAGTTGATTGGTAATTGGAGATCAAACGAACAAGATGGCTTTGAATTAAACGAAATTTCTGAAAAAGTCATTGCCAGTGCTATCTCTTCAATTGGTCCAGAATTAGTGTTACAAGTTTTGCCATTGAATTTAACTGATCCCAAGAAAGTTGGTAGAGCTTGGATGTTGCCAATTTTAAGGGAAAATGTTCAAATGGCTTCATTGGGTTTTTATGTTGAGAATATTCTTCCAAATGTCGAGttcttccaaaaaaaagttgaaaatggtgatcCTAATTCCGTCAACACCAAAATTTTTGCTACTATTATTGATCAAATCTGGTCTTTGTTAccatatttttgtttcttaCCAACAGATTTACAAACCGCATTCACTGATGAGTTTGCAGCACGTATTTCAGGTTTGTTATATGAAGAAGTTCAACTAAGACCTGTTTTATGTAATGCATTAAAAAATTTGGTCGTTACAGAGAAGCAAAGGCTCAATGAAGAAGGGGACGATATTATTCTAAATCAGCAATTCCCACAGGCTAAGGCGAAGGAAGATTTAGAATAcctttcaacaacaaaggCTACCAAATTACTATCTGTTTTATTCAATGTTTATACTCAGATTCCAATggatcaaagaaattatgTTGCGGAGGCAATTGAGCCATACTTCAATATCTCAACAACGGAAGACATGGTTTCTACTTTCAACAAAGTTTGTTCTCTTTTGAGGAAGGCATTAGACGATGAAATTAAGGAAGGCAGTTTGACTAGAGATGACGCTTCAAAGCCACAGCCTAAAAACGCAGTTCCAAAACTTTCTGTTACTATGATGGATTTGATTGTCATGATGACTAAGTATATTCCTTCCGACTCGCATAATGCGTTGCTCACAATATTTAATGAAACTGttagaattgaaaactcacaaattcaaaagagaTCATACAGAATAATCTCAAAACTGTTGGAAATTGAGAACTCTGACTCCCAATCTATCATTATGTCATTGGTTTCTAATATCATGCAAGTGTTCATTGAAACTTCGCCAACCACTTTACCTTCAGCTAGACCTCAACGATTAGAGGCGTTGGTGAAGTTGATAAAGTTGTTGCCACGTGATTCTTTGCACTATATTACCGGTATTCTATCTGAGGTTATTGATTCAACAAGAAGtgcaaatgaaaaaactagAACCACTTCTTTTACTTTATTAATTGAAATTGGtaacaaattcaaagaatgtACAGGTGAAATGATCAGAAACACTTTGATTGATTCAGATATTCCTGATTCGCAAGCAACCATTCAAGAGCTATTCTTGATGTGCTGTGCAGCTGCAGGACCTGAAATTCCACATCAACGTAGTGCTGCAATTACTGCATTGTCATGTATATTCTATGAATTCCACAAGGAACTAGATATCTCATATCAGAAGGAGTTAATGCAATTTGTTGAAGTCTTCTTACACCAAAATAACAGAGAAGTCATTAAACCAACATTAGGATTCATGAAAGTTGCCATTTTAACATTGCCTGAAGAGGAAATTTTACCCGAGCTGAAAGGTTTAATGACTTTATTTTTAGCTATTAATAACAAACATAAGAACCatttcaaatccaaaatcaaacatcTAATCGAAAGAATGATTAGAAAGTTTGGATTTGACGTTATTGATAACTGTATTCCTGaagaagacaaaaaaattataaatgGTATCAGAAAGGCCAAAAATAGGGCCTCTAAGAAATCGACAGAAAATACTACTGCTTCTTCCAGCACCACATCTTCTAACAAAGTTGGTCTTTCCGCATATGATAGAGCATTATATGAAGATTCAGATTCTGATGACTCtgaggaagaagttgaggAGAAACCAACAAAGGGCAAGTCTAAAGGTGCTGTCCAGTATATCTCCGAATCTAGGGACATTCCGTTGGATCTATTGGACAAGAAGGCGCTGTCACAGATCTcttcatccaaatcaaagaaattcaacagAAAATCAATCGAATCGAGTTTCAAAACTAGAGATGGTAAATTGGTCATCAAGGAAAGcaatgacgatgatgatgatattttaGCCAATAAGGATTCATTAAATGCATATGTTGATGCCGTCAGACAAGGTCCAGTTAGAGGTCAAAAGAACAAGctgaaatggaaaaagcAAGGTGCTTCCGATAATTGGGATGGcgatgatgacgatgatcATAAAGAGGTGGATTCTAAATCCAAGAACAAAAGAGGCGGCAACAACAGCAAGGGTAAAGGTGGCAGAATCACCAAGTCACAACCCAAATTCAAAGCTAGAAAGAAGTTTTAA